The Elgaria multicarinata webbii isolate HBS135686 ecotype San Diego chromosome 1, rElgMul1.1.pri, whole genome shotgun sequence genome includes the window TATCTGTCCCAAAGCTGCAAGCAGGAACTGTGATAGAGTTCACTGACATTTCATATTTATGTCAATAGCCTGTGATCTTGCAGCAACTCCTGTGGCTTGaaaaatcctaacttcatatataccctaattcagccttccccaacctgatgctcccaGATGGTCCAGACTTCAattcctatcaaccccagccagaatggccaatggtcagtaatgctgggagttgtaatctaaaacatctgggttGGGGAAGTTGCCTTAATTAATAAATTCTTAACTGGCCACAGCAGCTCAAGGAAGAGCTCTTGAGGTCTTAGCAGGACGTTCATTGCACTGTGGCAGTTAAAAGGACAAATTCAGGATTAGGAATTATTAGAAAAGTGCGTAACAATAATACAATTATCAGAATGCTCTTCTATAAGTCTATTGCCACATCGGAATATTGCGATAAATGCTGGTAGTCATGTCTCAGATCAGATAGCATAGAGCTggtgaaagtgcagaaaagggcaagtaacaTGATCAGAGGGATAAAGATCATGGCAGAGCTTCTTTAAAAGATGGACAAAATGGAGGTGGAAAGAAATGCTTCCCCTTTCTTTCTAACGCAGGGCATCCAGTGGcttaggacaaagaaaaggaattggCTTCTTCTTACCCCATGTTTCACAGTTTTAGCAGCATGTGCTGCTTTTTTCTTTGTGTCGTATGGCGTGAGGATATCTATAATGGCCATGAAATACACCTCCTTCTTAGGGGCATCTGAttaaaatgagagaaagagagagaggcccacatgtatttttcaaaaggttcacattttttaaaaaagaattgctgTCCGCACCTACACTCAGACATAGCCGAGGACTGGATAATGTTGCTGGATAGCAAGGGTACCTCCTGGATATTAGACCAGCGTTTTCCAATTTTTAGTCTTCAAGGAATCCTTACGAAATTGACTTATCTGTCACAATATCCCTGTGTGTTGCAAAAGATTCTGGGGCATTTTTTAGGGCACAACTGTCAGTTTAAACAGGGCACAGGCTAGACCTGCTGGGCCTCACTACCATTCTGTGTGAATAGCAAATGTGCCCCAAAGAGACACAGCCCTCTCCTGTGGCTACACATTGCAGAGAAAGACCAGGAGTGATGGGTAAGCTGTCATCCGCTGAAAGGGAAGAAGATTGGCAAGGGAGTTTTGGTGGCTAGGTAATCGTGGGTCAGGGAGTCAAGAGGTCTTGTGATATCAAAGAGACCAAGGGTGGAGGGCTGGGCTAAATGTCATATGTTGTTTCAAATTAATCAGCCACGTGTTTATTACTATATGCCTGTCGTCAGAGGGCCTTTGAACACAACACTCTGGCTTCTATCCAGACAACTACACACTCAGCATCCCATCTCCTCCTCCCGCCACCATCCCCATTGCCCCATCACTCACTTTCATGGCTTTTCATAGCGTAGACGTCCACTGATGGATCAAACTCCCCAGGCCCAAAAAACCGTGGGAAGTTGAGAAGATTACCAGGACTATCAGGTGGAGTTCCGTAAGAACCAGTGGGGTTCCCACCAATGCCGTCATTCTCACATTCTTCATCTTCTGCCCGGTCCTCAACTTCCATCTCCTCCTGCTCCGCACGGTCTACATCGTGAATCCCTACCAGCAAACTGTAATCCATGATCTTCAGCTGAGCGAGAAACTGGAAGCCAAGAGaaagacattctctctctcctgttgctATGATCTTGCCATCCACCTGCTTGGACTAAGGCTGGCTCCCAGGATCAGCTTCAAGACTTTAGTCACCTTTCATTTTGACTACTGTGACGTCACTCTTAGGCTGGCCTTCCTGTCTGTCCTGGCTTCCCTCACCAATCAATTCAGACCATTCCCACCAAGTCCCTCGCTTTCCCATCAGTCAGCATTTCCCTACCATCCAATAATGGAGGCAAACTTTTTTCTGACTTAAAATTGGAGACACGCGTTGCTCCACTTTTATTTAGTCATCCTGCCGCCATCCTTTGGGCCTGACACATGGAGAGGCAGAGCAAACAGTGTTCTCTGTGTGGGTGGGCACTTTGGGGTCACCCAAAACTCTAAATCATTTATTTCTGATGTCACATAGTTTGGAAATTATCACCTTACATCCTTCCACACACTCTCTTTCATGCTCTGTGTTAAATTCTTGTTCTTGTCCccacttttctcccctccccatctcttgcCCTCTCCAATTCCCCACAAATTCAtgtcctttggctccacccacccccactcccatctCTGAGCTCCTGTCATGCTGCTCCCTTACTTACCAcctaaatttatatatatatttcatcaaCAACAGATTTCAAAGAAAGTTAATTAACATTCTAACTTCTTGGAGTGAAGGTGtcagcaataaaacaacaaattggACCTGAAACAAAATGATACATGGATTCCATTccagttctacatttaggaaatagaaaccaaatgcacagttacaagatgggggatacttggctcagcaatactacaaatgagaaggatcttggaattgttgtagatcacaagctgaatatgagccaacagtgcgatatggctgcaagaaaggcaaatgctattttgggctgcattaatagaagtatagcttccaaatcacatgaggtactggttcctctctattcagccctggttaggcctcatctagagtattgcatccagttctgggctccacaattcaagaaggacgcagacaagctggagcatgttcagaggagggcaaccaggatgatcaggggtctggaaacaaagccctatgaagagagactgaaagaactgggcaggtttatcctggagaagagaagattgaagggagacatgagagcactcttcaaatacttgaaaggttgtcacacagaggagggccaggatctcttctcgatcctcccagagtgcaggacacggaataacgggctcaagttaaaggaagccagtattccagctggacatcaggaaaaacttcctgactgttagagcagtacgacaatggaatcagttacctagggaggttgtgggctctcccacactaggggcattcaagaggcagctggacaaccatctgtcagggatgcgttagggtggattcctgcatcgagcagggggttgggctcgatggccttgtaggccccttccaactctgctattctgtgattctatgattccctaatGCATGTATAATGGTCTTGCTCAGCTTTTGTTCTATGTCCTTTCCCACTGCCCTGCTTTATAGGTGAACACATACATGCAGTCTACTTTccttatttggggtggggtggggtggcccctactactactactattactactacttcttcttttaaaaaaagtgtgtttcAGTAAACTGTGGGTTTCCCCCAAGCTTACAGAGGTCTCCCTcatgtgttatgtgtgtgtgtgggtgccaTTCCTGCTACTTAAGGATCAGCACTCATCCCTGAACATCGCTAATTGAGGGAATAAGTAATCCAGTTTCAGTGAAAGAAACAAAAGATCAGTTGATCTGGAAGAAAAACCTGCATGAGCTACGTAGACAGAGGGGCTGTTTACTGTTGCTACTTAAGGAAAATAATGGACAGGCAAGGTAAGGACACTTTTATGGCTGGGAGACTGGGAAAAAGATGGGTTGTATGATGGGTAGGGAGGGTGAGGAACCAGAATATAAGGAAATTGAGGGCTGGGAAGCCCAAAGTGCAGCTGAATGAAAGGGAATAGCAGAAAGCACATAAACCTCTCTGTTTTCCTCCCCTCGCATTTTCTAATGGTTCTTTTCAACTTCCCTTCCTTGATGTTTGCTTCAGAATATGAACCTCTAAAGACTGACTTCATCCTGTGTACAGCACTTAGCTATTTCAAGTatatgaataacaacaacaacaataatggaaGTTGAGAAGTAGGCCTTTGAGGGAAGGGTGGGTGAAGGATTCACAGGTCTGAGGaaaagaagggaagagaaagaggcGCAAAGGAGGAGTTATGGGAAATAACTGGATACTCAGCCAAGGAGGGCATGCACACTGTTGGCAGGAAGGGATTGCATGAGTTCGAGGGCTTTGGAGTTTAAGAGACCATGGGGTAGCGCTGGAGGCAGGGCAGATCTCCCAGACTTCCACACAGGGAAGGGAAAAGCCTTTGCAGTCCATTCCAGATGTGTGGTTCTGCAATCATCACACTTCTTAGTTCACAACATTCCCActgacccaccagcaggacactcAGGACACTCTACCTCAACGTCTCGTTTCAACTTCTCCAAAAAGTTCTTTTTGCATTCCTCTCCGACATGGAGTTTTTGGCCTTCATTCAGAAAGTCATTGTCTTTAAATGTCGGTAGATCCTTGGCCTAGAAAGAAGGATTGAACTGGAATAAATGCAAAACCCCCTTAATTTCACACATGTGCAGACGGAATCCAAGTGGGTGCACCTATGCAGGAAAGAGGTTTTGGACATGATGGTAAGTTTACAGAAATACAACTGGCTCAGTGTGCTGCCTGCTGAGGTTGCAGGAAGGGTAAATTTGGTGCTATGCATTTTAGgagggaattaaaaataaaacaagaatgaTCTGTCAGGAACTGCTGAAGCAAAAGCTCAAACATCCAGATCTATGTGGTTGTGGATCTAACTGTTCCCTGGGCTATGATGTCCTCTGAAGCTCCAAGATGACTACACCGACTTGGTTTCCCTTGACTTGGTAGGGCTGTAAAAGCTGCTAGGCCTGGCTTTGACTTTGCCCAGGCAACAGTTAGTCTTGTCCTCGTCTGACCGACTACTAAACCTATTTCTCATTCTTGTGAGTACTTGTTCTCCTGCCTAGAGGACTCACCTCAAGCTCCCATCTAAGGGACTTGAGCCATTTGCTAGCTCTCTGGACTGCCTTCAGCCCTGCTACACAACAGATAATCCTGCTATTTTTAGAACCCTATGCACAGTTCTGGTTACATTACAGAGTTGTAggagggcaaataaaatgatgaagggtTAAGAGATTGCCCCTTCCCTACAAAAAAGAAAGGTGTAAGAGATTGGTgctttttatttggggggggaggggggagacataACAAAACTTTGTGTGTTACGGAGAGAGATTTATTATGGAGATTCTGAAACTTTACCTATATATTTGGTTGGTCCTTATTGCCTGACTGTGCATGCTGGAATTTTTCCTATGGACTAGGAAGGCTTATGTTATTTTATGAGTAACTTGGAAAACACTCAATTTAGTTTTGCAGAAAAAAGATTCTACAACTGAAAGAAGATGGAACTTTACACTGAGAGTTTCCTTCCCTCCAATCACTAGGTAACATCACCCAAAATTAAACTGCATGCTACCTAGTAGAGTCTAATCCGTTTAATCCTGTACGTTCTCCTCTACTCCATCTAACTCTATTGACCATGCGTCATGACCAATATCGTCagcctttttttctccctctcccccttcctaaATCTGCTTTTTGTAACAACTTACCCAATGAAAAGATCTGGAGGTTTTGCccacaattgtgtgcatttttggttggtcctaataaagtcATTGCCAGACTGTGCATTTTGGAATATTTCTTTCAAAAGTCTCAAACTCAGGGTCTTCCAATTAAATTGACTGACAGAGCAGGTTCAGAACTAAGGCACATTTCATAATTAATCTGTGCAAACATGTCTCATGTTGTGGCAACTGGTACCTTTTCAAATGGTCGGAGAAATTTTTGGAAGAAATATTTATCAGTGGCTGCTGGCAATGGTAGCTAACATCCATATTCAGAGGAAAGACTGTAGATTAACATATTTGGGAAACAAGCAAAAATGGGTAACTACCACCATCATGCCCTGATCATGAGTTTCCTTTCGGCTTCTATCAAGTCACCCAGCGACCGGATACTGGGTAGACACCTGCAGCAGCCAGCtgttcagaataataataataataataataataataataaatgtatttcttacccgcctctccttttagatcgaggcggggaacaacattagaacaggaatcaatacatcttaaaaattcatgatttaacattgatctggataggcctgccggaaaaggctagtctttaaagctgccttaaaatcacacatagagttaattttacgaatctcctccggcaggccattccacaatctgggggcgacagaagaaaaggtcctctgggaaactgatgtcagcctagttttagctgactgaagtaagttcaccccagaggacctgagtgtgcggggcggactatatgggagaaggcgatcccgcaagtaacctggacccaaaccatttagggctttaaaggtaatgaccaacactttgtactttgcccggaaactaattggcagccagtggagtgattttaatgttgttagAATAGTTAGGTCTTAATTGATTTTAGCACAGATTTAGGAACATGATCTGATTAAATGTGAATATTAGATCTACCTTGGCTAATGTATTGGCAACAAGATTGGGAAAAAAGCCTAGATCTGTATTTTCAGAACTTTGCAGGCAACCATTACACTAATAATTGTAGCCAAATGGAACCCTTGTGACTTTCTTTGTTCCACAATTTTCTTGCATATTACAATGGAAAACACTTCTTCTATTCCCTCTGTGCAATTGCTGTTTTTTTATGTGCACCAGGTTACTCCTTACTCTGATTAGTGGAATTCAATACAACTTCAACACCCTGTTCCCATAGAAGTTTGCTTTTTGAAAACCAACCAATCAAAGTCCACAAGAACTCATGGATTTTTAGGTGTTTCATGAGTAAATTGGAATTCATATTGGAAGTCAGTATCTCATCAGAGCAGAAAAGTCCATACATGTTTTGAGCACAACCATTAAAAGGGCTTTGATGTACAATTTGAAAGGTTCATAATTCtatcaggttaaaaaaaaaactgaatattTAATCAACTGGCAGTCCTTAAAATAGAACGAATACCATCTGGCGTTTCGGGATTAgaatgagtggggggggggagaaaagaatgaGGGAGGagaattaaaatacttttttaaataaccaaaaggaaaaataaaacatgttGTTTGTTTTCCCTTGCATTTAGGCATTAGATCAGATCTTAGTTTCTACAGGAAGAAAGCCATTTAGCAGTTTAAGGATTCCCCATGCTCACTGCAGGGAGACACTGGTATCTATTTCTGGTACAATTTGTGAGGGGAGGAGAAGGGCTGGGGATTATGTTTGTTTGTAATTGTAATGAAGACTAATCCTTGGTGAGATACAGGCATACAGTTTGAGGCAGCTTGGCAATCAGCTGCCCATGGACTACATTGACCGCCGAATACTTCCAATTGGTTCATTGCTCATTTATGACCCACCCCAGGCCTATGTAATGGCTAAAAGGAGCTTCCTAACTTCATTCAAACTGGATCCCATCTCCTGATTTAAGGAGGGATAAGCAGCTCTCTAGAATCACATCAGTAACACTGCCCACAGGTCTCCAGCAATCTTGATTCCCCTTCCCAGGAAAGTCACagtatgacttttcttttttaaaaaataatttgcagTGCATTTGTATATGATTCACCCTGGgcacttgtaagcctccaaacttggaagaCAGACGAGTACCTTATGCAGAGCAGCAGGCATGCTAAATGGACATAGGGTTCCTCATATGGCTGACGCCCCACTTTAAAGTGTGTGTGGTTCATACTTGCTGTGCCTGCTTTGTTGTCATGTCAgagggactcacttctgagtaaacatgtgatGAAGGATTCCAGAGGGAGgcaagggagtgtgtgtgtgtgtgtgtgtatgtatgtgtgtatacacacacacacacacacacacacacacacacacacacggggtacCTCTGTACTTGAGCGTATGTGTGTATGCGCACATGAAAGGGAGCGAATGAATGAAtcgagaaggagagagaaggaagggaggggagagaaagagaaaaatggatCCCTTATCTGCTTTTGGCTGAGGCAGCCCCATAACTACCAGGATGCATCCCCAACCATTTTCTTCTGGGTTGCCCATGCCAGCCTCAGAACCAAAGCTCCCAAACAAGGAGGTGCTTCAATCACAGATGCTCTCATGAAAAATGAAGAAATGTTTATTTTGGTAAGCACCAATGAataaatagttttgttttttaaaaatattatcctGGGGTGCTATTGTTACTGATAAtgctattattttattgttgtcagATTCTACCATTTTATGGTAGTTTATGGTATGTTGACATGTttttattttgattatgtatAGTGTTTTATATAATGGAATCTTCCTTGTGAGGGCATGGCTCTAAAAGGGAGCCTAATTTTTTTTAAGTAGACAAATATTTTAGttaaaaatcaatggaaaaaATCATTAGAAGAGATAGGGAAGACTATTAGTACCTGCTCTATCCAGCCTTACCaattaatgaccctgttcagaagacatgctaagccatggtggttaagcactttgagctaaacattatggcatagtgtgtggcgtgaaccatgacttagtgaatgcgttcagacaacacaataaccaatagttgatggtttaaatagtcgatggttggttatttaaccgccgtgggttatcgtgttgtctggcaggaggtttctaaccaacagttgtttatttggccgaaataaccaacgcaaataactagttctgcagagttggctatttcaGCCACCATTGGCTAtcgtgtcatgtggagggcaacgttggttatttccttggccaccattgattatttcgtcagccacagagacgcaaggcaagagtggtcaaagcagtggctgcctctctagtccagccagcaggatagattttcagcagcaatggctgatgggatactagtgggaggactgaggtggaGAGAGGACGGGGGATGAGTGagcaactcagcgtggactaatagtcaactcagcacTGATTCTaattcacaccacagttgattattaatCATGTCTTGTGAGTAGTACGCCTAGATAGTCAATGGTTGAGTTGATTATTCACCTACCGCTGACTATTGTGTTGTGCAAGCTGGCCCAGTGTattgtgcgaaccattcctaaccatggtggctacattatcaccgtttaaacatgctcactgaccattttctgcaaaagtttcagcggcctaacaatggcttaacatgttgtctaaacagggccaATATAGTGAGTTAAAGATAAGTAGCTGTAGCTTTTCACCCCCAAACACACCTATTACACCTATAGCAGCAATGTTTGTAGCTTTACTCAGAATGCCTGGgatcttttttgctttttaaaggtcTCCCCAACAGTTGCTCTTACCTTTTCCTTGTCACTGGCTTCTCTTGCTACCGTTGAACCctggaaggaaaagaagagggATGGGAAAAGGAGACCTACTTTAGAGCCAAGCAGTAATTCAAATAAAAAGCCAGCATGGAGCCTTGATTAACTAAGGGACTTTCTGCAAAGTACTTTTGtttgttcttcccccacccccacccccactgataggctgtttctacacctgacttttcccccaggatcgtcccgggatcatccctgtgcatccaaatgacacacaggggatccggggagcaggcaggaatgatccctccattttcctgggataacccttaggttaTCCTTTGAAAGGgccatattgtatttttaaacagtCCAAATCACAAATTTATTTGCTGGGAAAATGTGATATTCACCACAGGCAGAACAAGTTTATGAAGGACAGCCAGAAACCAGGCAATATGGTTCTGATTATCAGATAGTGGAGACCAACATCAGGGGATGCCTATCACCTTAATGACCTGATCGGGAGCTCCCCTATTGCCTCTGGCTGGCCTCTATTGGAaacacaatgctgggctagatagagtCGACCTCATCGAGGAAAGTCAGAAAGTGTATCTATTGCCATTGTGACTGCGGTGTGAAATAGGGTTGCATGAGTGACATAGGCACTTAAAGTCCAAGAACGTAGTACAAAAATATATTACTTCCAATTACCAGCTGCCTATCACAGGAATGCATTCTATGTATAAGAAATTTTCAAATCAACTGGGAGACACTCTCTCACATAGCCCAGAAGAAGCAAATGGAACACTTTCCAAAATGGCCCCAGAAAGCTAGTGCAGAACTCTAAGAAAGCCCAAaagcatccttctccaacctggagccctccagatgttttgaactacagctcccagcatccccagccaactTGGCCAATCTAAATGCTGCTATTCAGGATAAAATATTCTGTTCTCCCAAAGTGGCTCCTAATAATTTTTTATATGGATTTTTGTCAAAATTGGCCGTATGCATTGGTAAACCATTGGTATTCCTGAACATTGTTTGTGATGTAATTATAATGTGATTGATGTAAATCACAAATTCACCATACACACACCACTTCACTGGCAGTACTGtgaacctttccccccccctccatttttggaGGCAGTTTTCTACCCCCACTGTAGAACTCCTGCCTATGAATTTCCATCTAATAAGttgatgttttaaaaatcagcatCAAGCCTGAACACCATCCCTTCTCTTATTCCAGCATCAATTGAGGCAGGAGCTGAAATCTGCTTGTGGCACATGAAGAAGCGCCCTAAAACCATCTTCAGGATGCCACATTCCCATGACAGGAGACAGAGTCCACATGTGCACAGTAAATCTATGGCAGCAGCATTTTCTCTGCTCCCCAACTCTCCTTAGAACCACAGGGCTCCATGATCTGCATGGTAGCCCTAGGAAGAAACATTTGCCACTTGCTACATTGTCCATCACAGGAGAGGAGCAAGGCTTCCATGACAGAGTCCTTAAAGAGGCCATATGTAAAAATGGCCCTCACCTTGAGATCATATTTCCGATGCACGGTTAACCGGTGACTAAATACATTCCTGGTGACCACCATGTAGGTTTCCATACCATctacagtaagcctgtatatgccAAGGAACTGTGGGAGAAGTGTATTTCCATGACATTCCACAGTGAACTAAAGAGGATtgggaaaagagagaggaagatgaAATCAATCAATGTGAGGCTAAAGATCTCCAGTGTAGCTTAAGCAGAAGGATGACTACAGGGCTGCTCCGGATTTTGCTAAGTATCTtcccaacacattaaaaaaatgtcaaCCAAGTTTTGAAACGCCAGATAATTTCTAAGAAGTGAAAGCATCAGGAGGAAAAGGTTGTTGTGAAATTTCTGAAATATGCAAAGCACTTTGAGCATTTAAGCTAAGTCCTATAATGTCATTATAGGACTCATGTGAACAGCACTCTTCCAGAAGGGTTCAAAGGAGTTTACCCTTTTTCGTGTCTCAACATGCAGTTACAATTGAAGGGGATTCTGCAATCTTCTTCAATTTTGGggtagaaatgtaaaatttctgaaaattttgaagccatgggggaaaaaacatttttttcccggAAAAAACATAAATATtccaaaaaatgggggggggggaatgcagtattagcactttttacagattgaaaatcactttgttactttagaaacataaaatgtaattatgtacaagttggtttgtcataaaatcacatttggtatattaaaagtacagtgtattcaagcaattat containing:
- the PIP4K2B gene encoding phosphatidylinositol 5-phosphate 4-kinase type-2 beta isoform X4, which codes for MLMPDDFKAYSKIKVDNHLFNKENLPSRFKFKEYCPLVFRNLRERFGIDDQDYQNSVTRSAPVYSDSHGRCGVRFLTTYDRRFVIKAVSSEDVAEMHNILKKYHQFTVECHGNTLLPQFLGIYRLTVDGMETYMVVTRNVFSHRLTVHRKYDLKGSTVAREASDKEKAKDLPTFKDNDFLNEGQKLHVGEECKKNFLEKLKRDVEFLAQLKIMDYSLLVGIHDVDRAEQEEMEVEDRAEDEECENDGIGGNPTGSYGTPPDSPGNLLNFPRFFGPGEFDPSVDVYAMKSHENAPKKEVYFMAIIDILTPYDTKKKAAHAAKTVKHGAGAEISTVNPEQYSKRFNEFMSNILT
- the PIP4K2B gene encoding phosphatidylinositol 5-phosphate 4-kinase type-2 beta isoform X1 — encoded protein: MASNCTGGTAAASAGAALGAALSASKTKTKKKHFVCQKVKLFRASEPLLSVLMWGVNHTINELSNVPVPVMLMPDDFKAYSKIKVDNHLFNKENLPSRFKFKEYCPLVFRNLRERFGIDDQDYQNSVTRSAPVYSDSHGRCGVRFLTTYDRRFVIKAVSSEDVAEMHNILKKYHQFTVECHGNTLLPQFLGIYRLTVDGMETYMVVTRNVFSHRLTVHRKYDLKGSTVAREASDKEKAKDLPTFKDNDFLNEGQKLHVGEECKKNFLEKLKRDVEFLAQLKIMDYSLLVGIHDVDRAEQEEMEVEDRAEDEECENDGIGGNPTGSYGTPPDSPGNLLNFPRFFGPGEFDPSVDVYAMKSHENAPKKEVYFMAIIDILTPYDTKKKAAHAAKTVKHGAGAEISTVNPEQYSKRFNEFMSNILT